One part of the Desulfonema ishimotonii genome encodes these proteins:
- a CDS encoding four helix bundle protein codes for MKFKKGEKNMSIRQKQSTRATSNFTPQTSNFTLSPSNFALPDRTKEFALRIIRLCLFLDQKPGVSRTLANQLLRSGTSIGANVAEGKGAQSERDFLTKYSIAVKEAHETQYWLDLISRSELVAENRLANIRQECNELVAILTTICKKLKKKRK; via the coding sequence GTGAAGTTTAAAAAAGGTGAAAAAAATATGAGCATACGACAAAAACAATCCACAAGAGCAACTTCAAACTTTACACCTCAAACTTCAAACTTTACCCTTTCCCCTTCAAACTTTGCCCTTCCTGATAGGACCAAAGAGTTTGCACTGCGGATTATCAGGCTCTGCCTGTTTCTTGATCAAAAACCGGGCGTGAGTCGTACTCTTGCCAATCAGCTTCTTCGTTCAGGCACTTCAATCGGTGCCAATGTGGCTGAAGGAAAAGGCGCACAGAGTGAACGTGATTTTCTGACCAAATACAGCATTGCCGTAAAAGAAGCCCATGAAACCCAATACTGGCTGGATTTAATCTCCCGGTCAGAGCTGGTTGCAGAAAACCGCCTTGCAAACATCAGACAAGAATGCAATGAACTCGTTGCAATTCTCACAACAATCTGCAAAAAACTAAAAAAGAAACGAAAATAA